Proteins encoded within one genomic window of Arachis ipaensis cultivar K30076 chromosome B08, Araip1.1, whole genome shotgun sequence:
- the LOC107611164 gene encoding ABC transporter F family member 4-like, translating to MAKRINSLQVASVNVTNQPPTGWGQSEENCEDQQQEQVNYMHNQGSTNKKSKENDKKPAEKEEANNKEEMTASKKDKEKLKEKDDQPQNLREGKQVMEGPSQGQKQLEKAFTPPMPYPQWFNKETKDQHFPKTKKIKKKTKKKEQALS from the exons atggctaagaGGATTAACAGCCTACAAGTTGCATCAGTGAATGTCACCAATCAACCACCAACTGGGTGGGGACAAAGTGAGGAAAATTGTGAAGATcagcagcaagaacaagtgaactacatgcacaaccaaggatcca CCAATAAGAAGTCGAAGGAGAATGACAAGAAGCCAGCTGAGAAAGAGGAGGCTAACAATAAGGAAGAAATGACAGCAAGCAAGAAGGACAAAGAGAAGCTTAAAGAGAAAGATGACCAGCCACAAAATTTAAGGGAAGGGAAGCAAGTAATGGAGGGACCCTCTCAAGGACAGAAGCAGTTGGAGAAGGCTTTCACACCTCCCATGCCATATCCTCAATGGTTCAACAAGGAAACCAAGGATCAACACTTCCCCAA GacaaagaagattaagaagaaGACAAAGAAGAAGGAGCAAGCACTGTCATGA